The following are from one region of the Neurospora crassa OR74A linkage group III, whole genome shotgun sequence genome:
- a CDS encoding tRNA splicing 2' phosphotransferase 1 gives MRNIGNGNLLLTAAGGVGKLRFTINPTHPRLSRLLIAGQQSRASIHSTTTTTTTTTIAKTIAKTTPHHRHNHHRKMASPAEDQATHHQDLADRASRSNRGGRGGRGPKSGGHGGGHRKGGGRDVDLSRALSRLLRHQAASAGITLDAEGYAPLDKVLAWGPIRSLKPTFPEILKAVKESDKQRFAIKLAPGKEKEDGEKSEEPGDWLIRANQGHSIKLESEGLLRRLVLGRGGGGGQQQQQQQGQETEGEDGGTIPIPETVVHGTYFAFWDKIIQSGGLKPMGRNHVHFSTGLPEDTERGVISGMRSDAEVLVFVDVERSIRDAEEAEKEDKEGKGIKWWMSDNGVVLTEGDKDGLVPLKYFKEVRGRRQGVGLLWKDGHKVADLPEGLEIRMPMGKGRAAGGGGGGGGKRGGRGGGERKDSGKGGRGREEKGNGEEAKPLEMDSQ, from the exons ATGAGAAA catcggcaacggcaaccTTTTGTTGACTGCTGCTGGGGGTGTTGGAAAACTTCGATTCACTATTAATCCAACTCATCCGCGACTTTCAAGACTGCTCATCGCCGGACAACAGAGTCGCGCTTCCATTCACAG caccacaaccacaaccacaaccacaaccatcGCCAAAACCATCGCCAAAACCACACCCCATCACCGCCATAACCATCATCGCAAAATGGCTTCCCCCGCCGAAGACCAAGCAACTCACCACCAAGACCTCGCCGACCGCGCCTCCCGCTCCAACCGCGGCGGTCGCGGCGGTCGCGGTCCCAAATCCGGTGGTCATGGCGGTGGTCATCGCAAGGGTGGTGGTCGCGACGTCGACCTCTCGCGCGCCTTATCCCGCCTGCTCCGTCACCAAGCCGCCTCGGCAGGCATCACCCTCGACGCCGAAGGGTACGCGCCTCTGGACAAGGTTCTCGCATGGGGCCCGATCCGCTCGCTGAAGCCGACGTTTCCAGAGATCCTGAAGGCGGTCAAGGAGAGCGATAAGCAACGGTTTGCTATCAAGCTGGCGccgggaaaagaaaaagaagacggCGAAAAAAGTGAGGAGCCGGGGGATTGGTTGATTAGGGCGAATCAGGGACATTCGATCAAGTTGGAGAGTGAAGGGTTGTTGAGGCGGTTGGTTTTGgggaggggtggtggtggtgggcagcagcagcagcagcagcaaggccaagagacggagggggaggatggaGGAACCATACCGATCCCCGAAACGGTCGTCCACGGTACGTACTTTGCTTTCTGGGACAAGATCATCCAGAGCGGCGGACTCAAACCCATGGGTCGGAACCACGTGCATTTCTCCACGGGGTTACCGGAGGATACGGAGAGGGGGGTCATCAGCGGGATGAGGAGCGATGCGGAGGTGTTGGTTTTTGTGGATGTCGAGAGGAGTATCAGGGACGCCGAAGAAGCggaaaaggaagataaagaaggaaaagggatcAAGTGGTGGATGAGCGACAATGGGGTGGTGTTGACGGAGGGCGATAAGGACGGGTTGGTCCCGCTCAAGTATTTCAAAGAGGTTAGGGGGAGGAGGCAGGGCGTAGGACTGTTGTGGAAGGATGGACACAAGGTGGCGGATTTGCCGGAAGGGTTGGAGATTAGGATGCCGATGGGTAAGGGGAgggctgctggtggtggtggtggtggtggtggtaagaGAGGGggacgtggtggtggtgaaagaAAAGATTCCGggaaaggaggaagggggagagaggaaaagggaaatggTGAGGAGGCCAAGCCTCTGGAGATGGATTCGCAATAG
- a CDS encoding tRNA splicing 2' phosphotransferase 1, variant — protein sequence MASPAEDQATHHQDLADRASRSNRGGRGGRGPKSGGHGGGHRKGGGRDVDLSRALSRLLRHQAASAGITLDAEGYAPLDKVLAWGPIRSLKPTFPEILKAVKESDKQRFAIKLAPGKEKEDGEKSEEPGDWLIRANQGHSIKLESEGLLRRLVLGRGGGGGQQQQQQQGQETEGEDGGTIPIPETVVHGTYFAFWDKIIQSGGLKPMGRNHVHFSTGLPEDTERGVISGMRSDAEVLVFVDVERSIRDAEEAEKEDKEGKGIKWWMSDNGVVLTEGDKDGLVPLKYFKEVRGRRQGVGLLWKDGHKVADLPEGLEIRMPMGKGRAAGGGGGGGGKRGGRGGGERKDSGKGGRGREEKGNGEEAKPLEMDSQ from the coding sequence ATGGCTTCCCCCGCCGAAGACCAAGCAACTCACCACCAAGACCTCGCCGACCGCGCCTCCCGCTCCAACCGCGGCGGTCGCGGCGGTCGCGGTCCCAAATCCGGTGGTCATGGCGGTGGTCATCGCAAGGGTGGTGGTCGCGACGTCGACCTCTCGCGCGCCTTATCCCGCCTGCTCCGTCACCAAGCCGCCTCGGCAGGCATCACCCTCGACGCCGAAGGGTACGCGCCTCTGGACAAGGTTCTCGCATGGGGCCCGATCCGCTCGCTGAAGCCGACGTTTCCAGAGATCCTGAAGGCGGTCAAGGAGAGCGATAAGCAACGGTTTGCTATCAAGCTGGCGccgggaaaagaaaaagaagacggCGAAAAAAGTGAGGAGCCGGGGGATTGGTTGATTAGGGCGAATCAGGGACATTCGATCAAGTTGGAGAGTGAAGGGTTGTTGAGGCGGTTGGTTTTGgggaggggtggtggtggtgggcagcagcagcagcagcagcaaggccaagagacggagggggaggatggaGGAACCATACCGATCCCCGAAACGGTCGTCCACGGTACGTACTTTGCTTTCTGGGACAAGATCATCCAGAGCGGCGGACTCAAACCCATGGGTCGGAACCACGTGCATTTCTCCACGGGGTTACCGGAGGATACGGAGAGGGGGGTCATCAGCGGGATGAGGAGCGATGCGGAGGTGTTGGTTTTTGTGGATGTCGAGAGGAGTATCAGGGACGCCGAAGAAGCggaaaaggaagataaagaaggaaaagggatcAAGTGGTGGATGAGCGACAATGGGGTGGTGTTGACGGAGGGCGATAAGGACGGGTTGGTCCCGCTCAAGTATTTCAAAGAGGTTAGGGGGAGGAGGCAGGGCGTAGGACTGTTGTGGAAGGATGGACACAAGGTGGCGGATTTGCCGGAAGGGTTGGAGATTAGGATGCCGATGGGTAAGGGGAgggctgctggtggtggtggtggtggtggtggtaagaGAGGGggacgtggtggtggtgaaagaAAAGATTCCGggaaaggaggaagggggagagaggaaaagggaaatggTGAGGAGGCCAAGCCTCTGGAGATGGATTCGCAATAG
- a CDS encoding phosphoglycerate mutase, giving the protein MTLEVIYVTRHGFRSNWLVDHTNGSYSSTLRSPTGIAADPALTAHGVDQAKELGQRLVAVDPPIERVYSSLYYRCLQTVEPFVRAVSTSPSSLPEEAKEGTRHCQRQLRVRGETGIGEWYGSAPFEHPVPASLATLEFHFPCLLDRDYQPAVVPTRMGESVDELHDRLAVTLERLIAECDRDGIRAVLLCSHAAPIIALGRVLTGNMPENIEVEDFRAFTCGLSVFRRRKGASSRAVGSRTASMTAGASRTQTVANRSISSGVDNTSNILGITPGMAKQTPKAGTGDLQDAESDPRQQGLHAPVVWRGGRGVKGGWDCELNSDCSHLSQGEERGWRFAGDESFKDVPNKSILDAGISLGVVVEGNNESGKSRGKSSTGGSRL; this is encoded by the exons ATGACATTGGAGGTTATCTACGTGACACGCCACGGT TTCCGCTCCAACTGGCTGGTCGACCATACCAACGGTAGTTACTCGTCCACTCTCAGGTCCCCTACGGGTATAGCCGCAGACCCAGCCCTCACAGCCCACGGCGTAGATCAAGCCAAGGAGCTGGGCCAGCGTTTGGTTGCAGTAGACCCGCCCATAGAGCGTGTTTACTCTAGTCTGTACTATCGTTGTTTACAGACGGTAGAGCCATTCGTCCGAGCAGTATCGacctctccatcatctttgCCAGAAGAAGCCAAAGAGGGCACTCGCCACTGCCAGCGACAGCTGCGTGTTCGAGGAGAAACAGGAATAGGCGAGTGGTATGGTTCGGCGCCCTTCGAACACCCCGTACCTGCGAGCCTTGCCACGCTCGAGTTTCATTTCCCTTGCCTGCTGGACCGTGATTATCAGCCGGCAGTAGTACCGACACGGATGGGCGAAAGTGTCGATGAACTGCATGACCGCCTGGCTGTTACCTTGGAGCGGCTAATTGCCGAGTGTGATAGGGATGGCATCCGTGCCGTTCTTCTCTGCTCGCACGCTGCGCCCATCATCGCTCTTGGTCGTGTTTTGACTGGCAATATGCCGGAGAATATCGAGGTCGAAGACTTTCGAGCCTTTACCTGCGGCCTAAGTGTGTTTCGGCGACGAAAGGGGGCTTCGTCAAGAGCCGTCGGGTCTCGCACGGCCAGTATGACTGCAGGCGCATCTCGGACCCAGACGGTGGCAAATcgcagcatcagcagcggCGTGGACAACACCAGCAACATCCTCGGCATCACTCCTGGAATGGCAAAGCAAACCCCTAAAGCAGGTACCGGTGATCTTCAGGATGCGGAGAGTGATCCACGGCAGCAGGGTCTTCATGCTCCCGTAGTCTGGAGGGGTGGCCGAGGCGTAAAGGGTGGTTGGGATTGTGAACTGAACAGTGACTGCTCGCACCTTTCTCAGGGAGAGGAACGAGGATG GCGCTTCGCGGGCGATGAGTCCTTTAAGGATGTCCCTAACAAGAGCATACTGGATGCTGGAATATCACTGGGCGTCGTGGTGGAGGGCAACAATGAGAGTGGCAAGTCGCGCGGGAAATCTTCCACTGGAGGCTCTCGTCTCTGA
- a CDS encoding sorting nexin-41 has translation MWNDEDNNPYGSFERRDSFASSTNPASPTARDYSIDARFPTPQDVRYDAPLTPSDAGDDEVPGPTYPREASDAATDDETDDQAHGELVPRRKPGGYDSRIEQMLYENPELPILITEAGKSQESGGRFIVYTIKTGDLTVRRRYSEFASLRDALTRLHPTLVIPPIPEKHTMADYAANPTNAKQDQQIIDLRKRMLAVFLNRCRRMEQVRTDGVWWRFLDPNSSWTEVLHSHPVSSIPKQIMKAPPLDPANPTAGHSFLPVPSSSAKLKTLPTQALDSAAAASLARFPPDANSLSEQDLDAYFIAFETSIKDLESLLTGPMEKVNRRTLNHLSSLASDLSELGARYNAFALSETAPTVSAAIERVGQAADSSYIATEELSTSLSASFAEPMRESAQFAGVVRNVLRYRILKRVQQEMTTDELNKKKALLESLERSEAEARRIDQYLSSSQQIQPPRREPPAQHRRDGSGEDTASIDSDFPPTHSDFSQAPSAKIGAPERTGGSPSHKKAASTSITNKIFGPIRHAVQGVVDVDPERTRRDTIGKTRESIVQLEQAQIASAKDVKDASASVLKDLKRFQREKEDDLKRYMLAYAKSQIEWAKKNQETWEEAKAEVNKINES, from the exons ATGTGGAACGACGAAGACAACAACCCTTACGGGAGCTTTGAGCGCCGTGACTCTTTTGCTTCCTCGACCAATCCTGCTTCTCCGACCGCTCGCGATT ATTCCATAGACGCTCGCTTCCCAACTCCCCAAGATGTTCGGTACGATGCTCCTCTGACGCCCTCGGATGCTGGTGACGACGAAGTACCCGGTCCCACTTACCCTAGGGAAGCAAGCGATGCTGCGACCGATGACGAGACGGATGACCAAGCCCACGGCGAGCTTGTACCACGGCGCAAGCCAGGTGGCTATGACAGCAGAATCGAGCAAATGCTATACGAAAACCCCGAGCTGCCCATTTTGATCACCGAGGCAGGCAAAAGTCAGGAAAGCGGCGGAAGATTTATTGTGTATACCATTAAGACTGGA GACTTGACCGTTCGTCGGCGATATTCCGAGTTTGCGTCACTGAGAGACGCCCTTACGAGACTTCACCCCACGCTGGTCATCCCCCCCATACCAGAGAAGCATACGATGGCCGATTATGCTGCCAATCCCACAAATGCCAAACAAGACCAGCAGATTATCGACTTACGAAAGCGCATGCTTGCTGTTTTCCTGAACCGGTGCAGGCGCATGGAGCAAGTCCGTACCGATGGTGTATGGTGGCGATTCCTAGATCCAAACTCAAGCTGG ACGGAGGTACTCCATTCGCATCCCGTGTCCTCCATTCCAAAGCAGATTATGAAGGCGCCTCCCCTGGATCCTGCGAATCCGACTGCTGGACACAGCTTCCTTCCTGTGCCAAGTAGCTCGGCCAAGCTGAAAACGTTGCCGACACAAGCTCTCGACAGTGCTGCGGCGGCGTCCCTTGCTCGGTTTCCACCCGACGCCAACTCCCTCAGCGAGCAAGACCTGGACGCCTATTTCATTGCCTTTGAGACCTCCATCAAGGACCTCGAATCGCTACTCACTGGACCGATGGAGAAAGTAAACCGTCGCACGCTGAACCATTTGTCTTCGTTGGCTTCTGACCTTTCAGAACTCGGCGCTCGATACAACGCCTTTGCTTTGTCAGAGACGGCGCCTACCGTTTCAGCGGCTATTGAGAGGGTTGGACAGGCGGCAGACTCGTCATACATTGCCACGGAAGAGCTTTCCACTTCGTTGAGCGCCAGTTTTGCCGAACCCATGCGGGAAAGTGCGCAATTCGCCGGGGTTGTACGAAATGTGCTGCGCTATCGGATTCTGAAGAGGGTCCAGCAAGAGATGACGACGGATGAGCTCAACAAAAAGAAGGCGCTGTTGGAGTCGCTAGAGAGAAGTGAGGCGGAGGCCAGGAGGATCGATCAATATCTCAGCAGTAGTCAGCAGATCCAGCCCCCTAGGAGGGAACCGCCGGCGCAGCACCGTAGGGACGGGAGTGGCGAGGACACTGCATCTATCGATTCGGACTTTCCTCCTACGCACAGCGATTTCTCTCAGGCACCATCTGCTAAGATCGGGGCGCCAGAGCGGACAGGAGGTAGCCCGAGTCATAAGAAGGCGGCGAGCACCTCGATCACGAACAAGATCTTTGGGCCAATTCGGCACGCAGTTCAAGGAGTGGTGGACGTTGATCCTGAGCGGACCCGGCGTGACACTATTGGAAAGACTAGGGAATCCATCGTGCAACTGGAGCAAGCACAGATTGCATCGGCCAAGGATGTCAAGGACGCGAGCGCGAGCGTCCTCAAGGATCTAAAGAGGTTTCAAcgtgagaaggaggatgacCTCAAGCGGTACATG CTCGCGTATGCCAAGAGCCAGATTGAGTGGGCAAAGAAGAACCAGGAGACTTGGGAGGAAGCGAAGGCCGAGGTCAACAAGATCAACGAGTCTTAG
- a CDS encoding mRNA-capping enzyme subunit alpha has translation MEQPGPITDIAKPGIKAPRDLAISLREEVARILGRSSIGFPGAQPVSFARKHLEELRREDYYVCEKSDGIRYLLYLTVDEEGQEVQYLIDRKNDYWFLPRNSMHFPMPNDIQAFHRGTIIDGELVMDTVPGTNGRKEPRFLVFDLLALDDKAELLNKPLDKRLGYFSAYIYEPYKKLLQQFPQEIPFMAFKVEMKRMELSYGIETMFREVIPALKHDSDGLIFTCRTTPYHFGTDPHILKWKAPHENTLDFRMRLNFPLVQATEAELDEGFPEQFTDYDSVPQAELYVFCGNDGPGGSKYELFPDPLYIAEDEWETLKALGDPLQDRVVECCLDAENRWRLFRFRDDKNEANHTSTVSSVMASIRDGVSDQELLSAATAIKESWKIRAQKRKEQQQQQQPKH, from the exons ATGGAACAACCAGGGCCCATTACCGACATTGCCAAGCCTGGCATCAAAGCGCCCCGCGATTTGGCCATTTCGCTGCGAGAAGAAGTTGCTCGGATTCTAGGGAGGAGTTCCATTGGCTTTCCCGGAGCACAACCCGTCAGCTTTGCTCGCAAGCACCTGGAGGAACTACGAAGAGAGGA CTACTATGTCTGCGAAAAATCCGACGGCATTCGCTACCTCCTCTACCTGACCGTCGACGAAGAAGGGCAGGAAGTCCAATACCTGATCGACCGCAAAAACGACTACTGGTTCCTCCCTCGCAACAGCATGCACTTCCCCATGCCAAACGACATTCAAGCCTTTCATCGCGGCACCATCATCGACGGCGAGCTGGTGATGGACACAGTGCCCGGCACAAACGGTCGAAAAGAACCGcgcttcctcgtcttcgacCTACTCGCGCTCGACGACAAAGCCGAACTTTTGAACAAACCTCTCGACAAGCGCCTCGGCTACTTCAGCGCCTACATATACGAACCCTACAAAAAGCTGCTTCAACAGTTCCCACAGGAAATTCCCTTCATGGCCTTCAAGGTGGAGATGAAGCGCATGGAGCTGTCGTACGGCATCGAGACCATGTTCCGCGAAGTAATACCTGCCTTGAAACACGACAGCGACGGTCTCATCTTTACGTGCCGCACCACCCCTTACCACTTCGGCACCGACCCGCACATTCTCAAGTGGAAAGCGCCGCACGAGAACACGTTGGATTTCCGCATGCGCCTCAATTTCCCCCTTGTACAAGCCACCGAGGCCGAACTTGACGAAGGGTTTCCCGAACAATTTACAGATTACGACTCGGTCCCACAAGCGGAACTGTACGTTTTCTGCGGCAACGACGGACCGGGCGGAAGCAAATACGAACTCTTTCCGGACCCACTTTATATCGCGGAGGACGAGTGGGAGACGCTCAAGGCGCTGGGCGACCCGTTGCAGGATCGCGTGGTGGAGTGCTGTCTGGATGCCGAAAACCGGTGGCGGCTGTTCAGGTTTCGTGACGATAAGAATGAGGCGAACCATACGAGTACCGTCTCCAGCGTCATGGCGAGTATAAGGGATGGCGTGTCGGATCAGGAACTTCTGagcgcggcgacggcgataAAGGAGAGCTGGAAGATACGCGcgcagaagaggaaggagcagcagcagcagcagcagccgaaGCACTGA
- a CDS encoding mRNA-capping enzyme subunit alpha, variant, whose product MHFPMPNDIQAFHRGTIIDGELVMDTVPGTNGRKEPRFLVFDLLALDDKAELLNKPLDKRLGYFSAYIYEPYKKLLQQFPQEIPFMAFKVEMKRMELSYGIETMFREVIPALKHDSDGLIFTCRTTPYHFGTDPHILKWKAPHENTLDFRMRLNFPLVQATEAELDEGFPEQFTDYDSVPQAELYVFCGNDGPGGSKYELFPDPLYIAEDEWETLKALGDPLQDRVVECCLDAENRWRLFRFRDDKNEANHTSTVSSVMASIRDGVSDQELLSAATAIKESWKIRAQKRKEQQQQQQPKH is encoded by the coding sequence ATGCACTTCCCCATGCCAAACGACATTCAAGCCTTTCATCGCGGCACCATCATCGACGGCGAGCTGGTGATGGACACAGTGCCCGGCACAAACGGTCGAAAAGAACCGcgcttcctcgtcttcgacCTACTCGCGCTCGACGACAAAGCCGAACTTTTGAACAAACCTCTCGACAAGCGCCTCGGCTACTTCAGCGCCTACATATACGAACCCTACAAAAAGCTGCTTCAACAGTTCCCACAGGAAATTCCCTTCATGGCCTTCAAGGTGGAGATGAAGCGCATGGAGCTGTCGTACGGCATCGAGACCATGTTCCGCGAAGTAATACCTGCCTTGAAACACGACAGCGACGGTCTCATCTTTACGTGCCGCACCACCCCTTACCACTTCGGCACCGACCCGCACATTCTCAAGTGGAAAGCGCCGCACGAGAACACGTTGGATTTCCGCATGCGCCTCAATTTCCCCCTTGTACAAGCCACCGAGGCCGAACTTGACGAAGGGTTTCCCGAACAATTTACAGATTACGACTCGGTCCCACAAGCGGAACTGTACGTTTTCTGCGGCAACGACGGACCGGGCGGAAGCAAATACGAACTCTTTCCGGACCCACTTTATATCGCGGAGGACGAGTGGGAGACGCTCAAGGCGCTGGGCGACCCGTTGCAGGATCGCGTGGTGGAGTGCTGTCTGGATGCCGAAAACCGGTGGCGGCTGTTCAGGTTTCGTGACGATAAGAATGAGGCGAACCATACGAGTACCGTCTCCAGCGTCATGGCGAGTATAAGGGATGGCGTGTCGGATCAGGAACTTCTGagcgcggcgacggcgataAAGGAGAGCTGGAAGATACGCGcgcagaagaggaaggagcagcagcagcagcagcagccgaaGCACTGA